One Mycobacterium kubicae genomic window carries:
- a CDS encoding amidohydrolase — protein sequence MAVRGDVIAWLGSDDVGRHQFPDAEIQDLDGAFVAPGFVDSHIHLSATGLTLSGLDLRPATSRAHCLQLVADYAAAHPGRPLWGHGWDESAWADRSAPSTADLDAVLGDRPAYLARVDVHSALASTALRRLARELPTTAGFAAEHPLTGAAHHLVRAAARNLLTGAQLAEARTAALQALAAAGIVAVHECAGPEIGGLDDWLQLRAVDRGVQVIGYWGEAVTTAAQARTLIAETGAHGLAGDLFIDGALGSRTAWLQEPYADAPGCFGTRHIEPDAIEAHVRACTEADVTAGFHVIGDAAVSAVVAAIERVVADLGVVAVAGRGHRLEHVEMVTADQAAKLGTWGVIASVQPNFDALWGGDDGMYAERLGRDRGQRLNPLALLASQGVPLALGSDAPVTGFEPWASVRAAVHHRTPGSGLSARAAFAAATRGGWRACGVRDGNAGTLAPGAPASYAVWDAEAFDVSAPRDAVQRWSTDPRSRVPALPRLGPTDALPRCRQTVHRGAVIYG from the coding sequence ATGGCGGTGCGCGGCGACGTCATCGCGTGGCTGGGCAGCGACGACGTCGGCCGCCATCAATTCCCCGACGCGGAAATACAGGATCTCGACGGCGCATTCGTGGCGCCCGGGTTCGTAGACAGTCACATTCACCTCAGCGCTACCGGTCTGACGCTTAGTGGGCTCGATCTGCGGCCCGCCACCTCGCGGGCGCACTGCCTGCAGTTGGTCGCCGACTATGCCGCCGCCCACCCCGGCCGGCCGCTGTGGGGTCACGGGTGGGACGAGTCGGCGTGGGCCGACCGCAGCGCACCCAGCACCGCGGACCTCGACGCCGTCCTCGGTGATCGTCCCGCCTACCTGGCTCGTGTCGACGTGCACTCGGCGCTGGCCTCCACAGCGCTGCGGCGGCTGGCCCGCGAGCTGCCGACCACGGCCGGCTTCGCCGCCGAGCATCCACTGACCGGCGCGGCACACCACCTCGTCCGCGCGGCGGCCCGCAACCTGTTGACCGGCGCGCAGCTCGCCGAAGCCCGCACCGCGGCGTTGCAGGCGCTCGCCGCGGCCGGAATCGTGGCGGTGCACGAATGCGCCGGACCGGAGATCGGCGGCCTGGACGACTGGCTGCAGCTGCGTGCCGTCGACCGCGGCGTGCAGGTCATCGGTTACTGGGGTGAGGCGGTCACCACCGCCGCGCAGGCCCGCACGCTGATCGCCGAGACGGGCGCCCACGGGCTGGCTGGGGACTTGTTCATCGACGGGGCCCTGGGCTCGCGCACCGCCTGGCTGCAGGAGCCCTACGCCGACGCCCCCGGCTGCTTCGGCACGCGGCATATCGAACCCGACGCCATCGAGGCGCATGTGCGAGCGTGCACGGAGGCCGACGTGACCGCCGGCTTCCACGTGATCGGCGATGCCGCGGTATCGGCGGTAGTCGCCGCCATAGAGCGGGTGGTGGCAGACCTGGGGGTGGTGGCCGTTGCGGGTCGCGGACACCGGCTCGAGCACGTGGAAATGGTCACCGCCGATCAGGCGGCGAAGCTGGGAACCTGGGGCGTCATCGCCAGCGTGCAGCCCAACTTCGATGCGCTGTGGGGCGGTGACGACGGTATGTACGCCGAACGCCTCGGCCGGGATCGAGGTCAGCGGCTAAATCCACTGGCGCTGTTAGCATCCCAAGGCGTGCCCCTCGCCCTCGGTTCCGACGCGCCGGTCACCGGCTTCGAGCCGTGGGCGAGCGTGCGCGCGGCGGTCCACCACCGCACCCCGGGCAGCGGCCTGTCGGCGCGGGCTGCATTCGCTGCCGCAACGCGCGGCGGGTGGCGGGCCTGCGGCGTCCGCGACGGCAACGCCGGCACCCTGGCGCCGGGAGCACCGGCCAGCTATGCGGTATGGGATGCCGAAGCCTTCGACGTCAGCGCACCGCGCGACGCCGTGCAGCGCTGGTCGACCGACCCGCGGTCCCGCGTCCCCGCCCTCCCGCGGCTCGGCCCGACCGACGCTTTGCCGCGGTGCCGCCAGACCGTGCACCGGGGTGCGGTCATCTATGGCTAA
- a CDS encoding dienelactone hydrolase family protein: MTTIDIQAPAGPIDALLDVPSGQGPWPGVVVVHDAVGYAPDNAAISRRIAQAGYVALTPNMYARGGRARCIPRVMRELMTQRGRALDDIMAARDHLLGMPECTGRVGIAGFCMGGQFALVLSPNGFGASAPFYGTPLPRHLSETLDGACPIVASFGTRDPLGIGATKRLRAVTAAKNITADIKAYPGAGHSFANKLPGQPLIRITGFGYNEAATEDAWRRVFAFFGEHLAD, from the coding sequence ATGACGACGATCGATATTCAAGCTCCGGCCGGCCCGATCGACGCGCTGCTGGACGTGCCCTCCGGGCAGGGCCCGTGGCCCGGCGTGGTGGTGGTTCACGATGCCGTGGGTTACGCGCCGGACAATGCAGCGATCTCGCGGCGTATCGCCCAGGCCGGTTATGTGGCGCTGACGCCCAACATGTATGCCCGAGGCGGCCGGGCACGGTGCATCCCCCGGGTCATGCGGGAGCTGATGACCCAGCGGGGTCGAGCGCTCGACGACATCATGGCCGCCCGGGACCACCTGCTGGGGATGCCCGAATGCACCGGGCGCGTCGGCATCGCCGGGTTCTGCATGGGTGGCCAGTTCGCATTGGTGTTGTCGCCCAACGGTTTCGGCGCGTCCGCGCCGTTCTACGGCACTCCCCTGCCGCGGCACCTGAGCGAGACACTGGATGGGGCGTGTCCGATCGTGGCGAGCTTCGGCACCCGCGACCCGCTGGGTATCGGGGCGACCAAGCGGTTGCGCGCGGTGACGGCCGCCAAGAACATCACCGCCGACATCAAGGCGTACCCGGGCGCCGGCCACAGCTTTGCCAACAAGCTGCCCGGCCAGCCGTTGATTCGCATCACCGGCTTCGGTTACAACGAAGCCGCCACCGAAGACGCGTGGCGACGGGTGTTCGCGTTCTTCGGCGAGCACCTCGCGGACTGA
- a CDS encoding PPOX class F420-dependent oxidoreductase translates to MTPTFADLANAQYILLTTFTKDGRPKPTAIWAALDKERGDRLLVITQAKSWKVKRIRNTPRVTLATCTMNGRPTSEAVEATATVLDKSQTAAVYDAIGKRYGIVGKVFNFLSKLRGGMENNVGLELKLAQN, encoded by the coding sequence GTGACACCCACCTTCGCCGACCTCGCCAACGCCCAATACATCTTGCTGACCACCTTCACCAAAGACGGGCGGCCCAAGCCGACCGCGATCTGGGCGGCGTTGGACAAGGAGCGCGGGGATCGGCTGCTGGTCATCACGCAAGCCAAGTCCTGGAAGGTCAAGCGCATCCGCAATACCCCACGCGTGACGCTGGCGACGTGCACCATGAACGGCCGCCCGACCAGCGAGGCCGTCGAGGCCACCGCGACCGTGTTGGACAAGTCCCAGACCGCCGCCGTCTACGACGCAATCGGCAAGCGCTACGGCATCGTCGGCAAGGTCTTCAACTTCCTCAGCAAGCTACGCGGCGGCATGGAGAACAACGTCGGCCTGGAACTCAAACTGGCCCAGAACTAG
- a CDS encoding FxsA family protein, with the protein MVGRLLLVYAVVELMALVGLAATIGVGWTLVVLLGAFVFGLVLWAPMGGWQLSRQVMQLRSGVKDPRSALGDGAMVAVATGLVLLPGVVTTALGLLLLMPPIRAAARPGLTAVLGRTFRRRVPLPADAPTGRAGRDYIDGEVIDVVDVESPGLPRGSERR; encoded by the coding sequence ATGGTAGGTCGGCTACTTCTTGTTTATGCCGTCGTCGAGCTGATGGCGCTCGTCGGGCTGGCGGCGACGATCGGTGTGGGCTGGACCCTGGTGGTGCTCCTGGGCGCATTCGTCTTCGGGTTGGTCCTTTGGGCCCCGATGGGTGGCTGGCAGCTCAGTCGCCAGGTCATGCAGTTGCGCTCGGGTGTCAAGGATCCGCGCAGTGCGCTAGGCGACGGCGCCATGGTCGCGGTTGCGACCGGGTTGGTGCTCTTACCGGGTGTGGTGACCACCGCGCTGGGCTTGCTGTTGCTGATGCCGCCGATCCGGGCCGCCGCCCGGCCGGGATTGACCGCCGTCCTGGGGCGGACCTTCCGCCGCCGCGTCCCATTGCCGGCCGACGCGCCGACTGGCCGTGCGGGCCGGGACTACATCGACGGTGAGGTCATCGACGTCGTCGACGTGGAATCGCCCGGATTGCCCCGCGGCAGTGAGCGTCGCTAG
- a CDS encoding GAF and ANTAR domain-containing protein — MTADSGLGEELVGVFARVSGMLLTEATVATALSTVTSLAADALAGTAGSGISLLDADGRRITSAATDPLVEQLDDLQYELDEGPCLTAWRERTVLHSDGRDEQRWPAWTPRAHQFGMRSFLSAPLINRDSALGAIKVYSTAVNAFDERDADLLRRFAEQAAIFVGNVQTVRAAEHISDQLKKTLRSRDLVAMARGIVMARRGIDPDEAFRELAAESHRTGQLVSEVAARIVASPADA; from the coding sequence ATGACGGCAGATTCCGGCCTCGGGGAGGAGCTGGTGGGAGTTTTCGCTCGCGTATCGGGGATGTTGCTCACCGAAGCGACCGTCGCGACCGCACTGTCGACCGTCACGTCGCTGGCAGCGGACGCCCTCGCGGGTACCGCCGGGTCCGGCATAAGCCTGTTGGACGCCGACGGACGGCGGATCACCTCCGCCGCGACAGATCCGCTGGTGGAGCAGCTCGACGATCTGCAGTATGAGCTCGACGAGGGGCCCTGCCTGACTGCGTGGCGCGAGCGCACCGTGCTGCATTCCGACGGGCGCGACGAGCAACGCTGGCCGGCCTGGACACCCCGCGCGCATCAATTCGGCATGCGCTCGTTTCTGAGCGCTCCGCTCATCAACCGCGACAGTGCACTGGGTGCGATCAAGGTCTATTCGACTGCCGTCAACGCATTCGACGAACGCGATGCCGACCTGCTGCGGCGCTTCGCCGAACAGGCCGCCATATTCGTCGGCAACGTCCAAACCGTTCGGGCCGCCGAACACATCAGTGACCAATTGAAGAAGACGCTGCGATCCCGCGACCTCGTCGCGATGGCTCGCGGCATCGTCATGGCACGCCGAGGGATTGACCCCGACGAGGCCTTTCGCGAGCTGGCGGCGGAGTCGCACCGTACCGGGCAGCTCGTGAGCGAGGTCGCGGCACGAATCGTCGCCTCGCCGGCGGATGCGTAA
- the rbpA gene encoding RNA polymerase-binding protein RbpA, with the protein MADRVLRGSRLGAVSYETDRNHDLAPRQIARYRTENGEEFEVPFADDAEIPGTWLCRNGMEGTLIEGDLPEPKKIKPPRTHWDMLLERRSVEELEELLKERLELIRSRRRS; encoded by the coding sequence ATGGCTGATCGTGTCCTGCGAGGCAGTCGCCTCGGAGCTGTGAGCTATGAGACCGACCGTAACCACGACCTTGCACCGCGTCAGATTGCGCGGTACCGCACCGAGAACGGCGAAGAGTTCGAGGTGCCCTTCGCCGACGATGCGGAGATCCCCGGCACCTGGCTGTGCCGCAACGGCATGGAAGGCACCTTGATCGAGGGTGACCTACCCGAGCCGAAGAAGATCAAGCCGCCGCGGACCCACTGGGACATGCTGCTGGAGCGTCGTTCGGTCGAAGAACTCGAAGAGCTGCTCAAAGAGCGCCTCGAACTGATTCGGTCCCGCCGCCGCAGCTGA